The proteins below come from a single Halobacillus salinarum genomic window:
- a CDS encoding amidohydrolase family protein codes for MHEIAKTGKVLALHSENGPIIQYLTEQLRNKPEVTAEDYTATRPIKAEVEAVERAIHYAELTGCPLHFVHISSQAAVEKIGCAKRAGLDLTVETCSHYLLFNELDLADKGAIAKCAPPLRSEEEQQRLIQLLQSDQFDMISSDHSPCPPLLKSTGLMDAWGGITGGQFTFLSMMELALRYDIAFEKIAALLSANPARRFKLSGKGKLERGADADLTVINLKQSFTVTEKNHYAKHKPTLFMDHTFPCRIDATFSRGQLVYYADAASTSPPQGRWLTS; via the coding sequence ATGCATGAAATAGCCAAAACCGGTAAAGTGCTTGCCCTTCACTCAGAGAATGGGCCAATCATACAGTACTTAACAGAACAACTACGAAATAAACCTGAGGTTACAGCAGAGGATTATACAGCAACACGTCCAATCAAAGCCGAAGTAGAAGCTGTGGAACGTGCGATTCACTACGCTGAATTGACTGGCTGTCCCCTCCATTTCGTACATATCAGCAGTCAGGCAGCGGTGGAGAAAATAGGGTGTGCGAAACGTGCAGGTCTTGATTTAACTGTTGAAACCTGCAGTCATTACCTTCTCTTTAATGAGCTGGATTTAGCAGATAAAGGAGCCATTGCAAAATGCGCTCCGCCGCTAAGAAGTGAAGAAGAACAGCAGCGGCTTATCCAACTGCTGCAATCCGACCAGTTTGATATGATTAGTTCTGATCATTCTCCATGTCCGCCTCTTCTAAAATCTACTGGTTTAATGGACGCATGGGGAGGCATTACGGGTGGCCAATTCACCTTTCTTTCGATGATGGAGCTAGCCCTCAGATACGATATCGCTTTTGAAAAAATCGCAGCTTTACTTTCTGCCAATCCCGCCCGCCGCTTCAAGCTCAGCGGGAAAGGAAAACTTGAACGAGGAGCTGACGCCGATTTAACCGTCATTAACCTTAAACAATCATTTACTGTCACTGAAAAGAATCATTATGCAAAACATAAGCCTACCTTGTTTATGGATCATACGTTTCCCTGCCGGATAGATGCTACTTTTTCAAGGGGACAATTGGTTTACTATGCAGATGCAGCATCCACTTCCCCCCCACAAGGAAGGTGGTTAACGTCATAA
- a CDS encoding amidase translates to MSDQYQGFINEELRLVNKGGGELSGRTFSVKDVFAVKGHSNAAGNPTWLETHKPAVSNAPVIDRLLLRGAELTGITHTDELMYSLNGENVHFGTPINPKAPARIPGGSSSGSAVTVAGNEVDFALGTDTGGSVRIPSSYCGLFGFRPSHGAIDMTGVIPLAPSFDTVGWMAGKVQDLYKVGKVILKSSEKKRTFSRIILGEDAWELLDVQTNNAFSEVLEHLHTIHGHLETVRLSSKGLDSWFHTFKHIQGWEIWQQHGAWIEEERPVFGPDIEERFQWARTVTEDVLADAFSHRRSITGMLKELLGEDGLLVIPTAPGGPPKRNTPGHLLQNVRGRTMQLSCIAGLAGLPQVTLPLVEVQGLPVGLSVIANEQEDENLLEWVYQTMPEISPVVTETS, encoded by the coding sequence ATGTCAGATCAATATCAAGGTTTTATAAACGAAGAGCTGAGATTGGTCAATAAAGGCGGTGGAGAATTAAGCGGCCGTACCTTCTCGGTAAAGGATGTATTTGCTGTAAAAGGACATAGTAACGCAGCAGGAAATCCAACATGGTTGGAGACACATAAACCCGCTGTCTCAAATGCCCCGGTGATTGATCGCTTGTTACTTCGTGGGGCGGAGCTTACTGGAATAACACATACGGATGAGCTGATGTACAGCTTGAATGGAGAAAATGTCCACTTTGGAACGCCTATAAATCCAAAAGCACCTGCCCGCATTCCCGGTGGATCTTCAAGCGGTTCAGCTGTAACTGTGGCTGGAAATGAGGTGGATTTTGCGCTTGGCACAGACACAGGGGGATCCGTACGTATCCCTTCTTCATACTGTGGTCTATTTGGATTTCGTCCTTCTCATGGAGCTATTGATATGACTGGAGTCATTCCTCTTGCTCCGAGCTTTGACACTGTAGGATGGATGGCTGGAAAGGTACAAGATTTATATAAAGTCGGAAAAGTAATCTTGAAGTCTAGTGAGAAGAAGCGAACGTTCTCACGAATTATTTTAGGAGAAGATGCTTGGGAGCTTCTGGATGTACAAACAAACAATGCTTTTTCAGAGGTATTGGAGCATTTGCATACGATCCATGGACATCTGGAAACTGTCCGGCTGTCATCAAAAGGGCTGGACAGCTGGTTCCATACGTTCAAGCATATTCAAGGATGGGAAATCTGGCAGCAGCACGGAGCATGGATAGAAGAAGAACGTCCCGTATTTGGACCAGATATTGAAGAGCGTTTTCAGTGGGCAAGAACGGTTACTGAGGATGTACTAGCCGATGCATTCTCTCACCGACGGTCGATCACAGGCATGTTGAAGGAATTACTTGGTGAGGATGGACTGCTTGTGATTCCAACAGCTCCCGGCGGACCCCCTAAACGAAATACCCCTGGTCATCTATTGCAGAATGTGAGAGGGAGGACGATGCAGCTTTCTTGTATTGCAGGGCTTGCTGGTCTGCCTCAGGTTACTTTGCCTCTGGTAGAGGTACAGGGACTGCCGGTGGGATTATCAGTAATTGCGAATGAACAGGAGGATGAAAATCTCCTCGAGTGGGTGTACCAGACAATGCCAGAAATTTCGCCTGTCGTAACAGAAACCAGTTAG
- a CDS encoding (2Fe-2S)-binding protein, with translation MEDYEVVNPKEDITAPAIQVTINEVSIELHVSPTERVVDILRNKLGLTGTKISCGIGRCGACSILVDGKLMNSCLLLAYQVHQSTIKTIEGMKVEEQLHPIQQAFLTEGGFQCGYCTPGMIMAVDSLLNETTSPSETEIREALSGNLCRCTGYGGIIRAVQSLAEMKTDKS, from the coding sequence ATGGAAGACTATGAAGTTGTGAACCCTAAGGAAGACATAACTGCTCCTGCTATTCAAGTTACGATTAATGAAGTATCAATAGAACTTCATGTAAGTCCGACAGAGCGTGTCGTCGATATTCTCAGGAATAAACTGGGGCTGACAGGAACGAAAATTTCCTGTGGGATTGGCAGGTGCGGCGCTTGTTCCATCCTTGTCGATGGAAAGCTGATGAACTCCTGTCTCCTGCTTGCATATCAAGTGCATCAATCGACAATTAAGACGATTGAGGGAATGAAAGTTGAGGAGCAGCTTCATCCGATCCAACAAGCCTTTCTTACGGAAGGAGGTTTTCAATGCGGTTATTGTACACCTGGGATGATCATGGCTGTCGATTCTTTGCTGAATGAAACGACTTCTCCATCGGAAACAGAAATAAGAGAGGCTTTGTCTGGGAATTTATGCAGATGTACAGGCTATGGAGGAATAATCAGGGCTGTACAAAGCCTGGCGGAAATGAAAACAGATAAATCTTAA
- a CDS encoding FAD binding domain-containing protein, producing MDNGVRSGLSTQLSNPNQLYTKVWHPGSVEEAWRLKRKFGEHAAYIAGGTVLQLMREKGIALPGQFISLASIEGMKGIDKSTGNLIIGALTSLKACQKHPSIRKSWQVLSTAIDQVASPAVRNQAAIGGNVAYGIGDLIPALLVINAHISWFDGKEMHVESLHDFVSIPKRRDELITAFFLPIPSAEGEILHFYKKVGRREGFIPSLVTVAGSIRIDSNHKVTSARFAIGGGKYLPHRLETCESLLLGKQLDDKRLLLLEKEIIRTYRPAPTPFTSGEYCTQVAANLIVSELEEWIAQIERS from the coding sequence ATGGATAACGGAGTTAGGTCCGGCTTATCAACTCAATTAAGCAATCCTAATCAGTTGTACACAAAGGTCTGGCATCCCGGAAGTGTAGAAGAAGCATGGAGGTTAAAAAGAAAATTTGGTGAACATGCGGCTTATATTGCTGGGGGTACTGTTCTTCAGCTTATGAGAGAAAAGGGGATTGCGCTGCCGGGTCAGTTCATAAGTCTAGCTTCTATTGAGGGGATGAAAGGGATAGATAAATCCACTGGGAATCTTATTATCGGGGCACTGACCAGCCTGAAGGCATGCCAGAAACATCCTTCCATAAGGAAGAGTTGGCAGGTTCTTTCTACAGCTATCGATCAGGTTGCTTCTCCAGCTGTGAGAAATCAGGCTGCTATCGGTGGGAATGTAGCTTATGGGATTGGAGATCTTATTCCGGCACTGCTCGTAATAAATGCACATATTTCCTGGTTTGATGGAAAGGAAATGCACGTAGAGTCTTTACATGATTTTGTGTCGATTCCTAAACGAAGGGATGAATTAATTACGGCGTTTTTCCTTCCGATTCCTTCTGCAGAAGGAGAAATCCTCCATTTTTATAAAAAGGTTGGGCGCAGGGAAGGTTTCATTCCATCTCTAGTGACGGTGGCCGGCAGTATTAGAATCGATTCCAATCATAAGGTCACTTCGGCCCGCTTCGCCATCGGAGGAGGGAAGTACTTGCCGCACCGGCTTGAAACGTGTGAAAGCTTGCTTCTAGGCAAACAACTTGACGACAAGAGGCTTTTGCTGCTTGAAAAAGAGATCATTCGTACTTATCGTCCAGCCCCAACGCCTTTTACATCGGGTGAATACTGTACGCAGGTCGCAGCTAACCTCATCGTATCGGAGCTGGAAGAATGGATAGCTCAGATAGAAAGGAGTTAA
- a CDS encoding nucleotidyltransferase family protein — protein MNRDKVGIFLAAGKSKRMGRNKLSLVLERTTIGSHSFSKALFSELDHIYVITQEGDSLNWMEPAFLCEPYRSKWTHVVCPRACDGQAYSLQEGIRRAQFFKATQIVILLADQPFVTPAMINELLKNYREGREEDPPFHFVASAFHGVIQPPLLIDYTLFQDLFTLCGDKGAKCLLNKKLAAQGRKIEYDQWWMFFDIDTEDEYQWITELGPAYQLN, from the coding sequence ATGAATCGGGATAAGGTCGGTATTTTTCTGGCTGCTGGAAAGAGCAAACGTATGGGACGTAATAAGCTGAGTCTTGTCCTGGAACGAACGACTATTGGCAGCCATTCCTTTTCGAAGGCTTTATTTTCGGAACTCGATCATATTTACGTGATTACTCAAGAAGGGGATTCCCTCAATTGGATGGAGCCTGCATTCCTTTGTGAACCTTACCGTTCAAAATGGACACACGTAGTATGCCCGAGAGCGTGTGATGGCCAGGCCTATTCACTCCAGGAAGGTATCAGAAGAGCTCAATTCTTTAAGGCCACACAAATTGTTATCCTGTTGGCCGATCAACCCTTTGTCACTCCCGCTATGATTAATGAGTTATTAAAGAACTATCGAGAAGGGAGAGAAGAAGACCCTCCTTTTCATTTCGTAGCTTCTGCTTTCCATGGAGTCATTCAGCCGCCTTTATTGATCGATTATACATTGTTTCAAGACTTGTTTACTCTATGCGGAGACAAAGGGGCTAAATGCCTCCTTAACAAAAAGCTTGCTGCTCAAGGGAGGAAGATTGAATATGATCAATGGTGGATGTTCTTTGATATCGATACGGAGGATGAGTATCAATGGATAACGGAGTTAGGTCCGGCTTATCAACTCAATTAA
- a CDS encoding XdhC family protein, translating into MDDIHQIFPEAETGDVLATIVHVEGSAYKKEGAMMLFKQNGSQVGMISAGCLEEDVAERIKRNESKDAEIIVYDMRGYRDLMWGEGSGCNGLIQVLLEPITDVLSSQLTKLKVLLEQGKKVTMYKKLPIGNSEVKTLYRAGEEYFGDNDYFSGKSLEMTSQKFGKTKEGEKEVYFHCFQPKERLIVLGAGKDAIPLVDMASKTGFSVIVADWRPALCTKEHFPDADERIVGFPTDLVNKIQFSPNDFVVLLTHSFQKDKELLSYLIGKELKYLAVLGSKQRTKRLLGTDVLPPLITTPAGLSIDAEGADEIAISIIAQLIQVSKKSKVVLHESG; encoded by the coding sequence ATGGATGATATTCATCAAATCTTTCCAGAAGCAGAAACTGGTGATGTATTAGCTACTATCGTCCACGTTGAAGGATCTGCTTATAAAAAAGAAGGAGCGATGATGCTTTTTAAACAAAATGGAAGTCAGGTAGGTATGATTAGTGCGGGATGTCTGGAGGAAGATGTAGCCGAACGAATCAAACGGAATGAGTCAAAAGATGCTGAAATTATTGTTTATGACATGAGAGGCTATCGTGATTTGATGTGGGGAGAAGGATCAGGCTGTAATGGCTTGATTCAAGTATTGCTCGAACCTATTACTGATGTGTTAAGTAGTCAGTTAACTAAATTAAAGGTACTGCTTGAGCAAGGGAAGAAAGTCACGATGTATAAAAAACTGCCTATCGGCAACAGCGAAGTGAAAACCCTTTACAGAGCAGGCGAGGAGTATTTCGGAGATAACGACTACTTTTCCGGGAAAAGTTTAGAAATGACCTCACAAAAATTCGGTAAAACAAAAGAAGGAGAAAAAGAAGTTTACTTTCACTGTTTTCAGCCTAAGGAGAGGCTGATCGTTCTGGGGGCAGGCAAAGATGCCATTCCATTAGTAGACATGGCGTCCAAAACAGGTTTTTCAGTTATAGTAGCAGACTGGCGTCCAGCCTTATGCACGAAAGAGCATTTTCCTGATGCTGATGAGAGAATTGTAGGTTTTCCAACAGACTTAGTAAACAAAATTCAATTTTCTCCCAATGATTTTGTTGTTCTGTTGACCCATAGTTTTCAAAAAGATAAAGAACTGCTCTCTTATTTAATAGGGAAAGAATTGAAATATTTAGCAGTATTAGGATCTAAACAAAGAACGAAACGGCTGTTAGGAACGGATGTCCTTCCGCCTTTAATCACGACTCCAGCCGGTTTATCGATCGACGCTGAAGGAGCAGATGAGATTGCCATCAGCATTATTGCTCAATTGATTCAAGTGTCTAAAAAATCTAAGGTGGTGCTTCATGAATCGGGATAA
- a CDS encoding gamma-glutamylcyclotransferase family protein translates to MSYQVFVYGTLLNGESNHHIAVPHLLKSEPGTIHGCLYNVGRYPAVVLNDKNKITGEWFTITEEGLRQFDTLEGHEPGSTNNHYDRVWIADANNDQEGYVYTFTEEQAAALEEIPSGNWINFRRKKHLR, encoded by the coding sequence ATGAGCTATCAAGTCTTCGTTTACGGTACTCTTCTAAACGGCGAATCCAACCATCACATCGCTGTTCCACATTTATTAAAAAGCGAACCAGGTACCATTCATGGATGTTTATATAATGTCGGCCGATACCCAGCCGTCGTCTTAAACGATAAAAACAAAATTACGGGCGAATGGTTCACAATTACAGAAGAAGGTCTGCGGCAATTCGATACCCTCGAAGGTCATGAACCAGGCAGCACCAATAACCACTATGACCGCGTTTGGATTGCAGATGCAAATAACGATCAAGAAGGTTATGTTTATACGTTCACAGAGGAACAAGCAGCAGCACTTGAAGAAATTCCATCCGGAAACTGGATTAATTTCCGCAGGAAGAAACACTTACGTTAG
- a CDS encoding YfcC family protein, producing MGLQNPTAKEDPRPENELSVFTNRLKMPHIYVILFLFSMVAAITTYFVPAGTYDRISGPEGRTTIDPSSFHTVTPSPTSPTDFMLAFPKGLVSAGSVVFFTFIIGGMFMVLRRTGIIEIAVDTLTRTFTEKSLAIIPVLMIVFSLICSLIGTQELSLVYVPVILPLVIALGYDSIIAAAIALCATTAGFTAGFLNPINTGLGQKLAGLSLYSGLGLRLAAFMIMVVIGILYVLRYARRIKRDPEQSLVYEDDYEKRKLYKTVQSTNRYQATLRQKLASITALLFFGILVYGVLKHSWFMMEMSGLFIIMGIVVGLVAGLSTSEICEGFNDGFKSVLLGAFIVGVARAVAVIMEDAHIMDSIVFGLGQLVGHFPSIFSAIGMFIVQLLFNFLVPSGSGQALVTIPIMAPLADLIGVTKQTAILAYQFGDGLGNILFPTSGYFMATLALAGVKWQKWVKFYLPLFGLWTGTSLIFLIIAQIIQWNG from the coding sequence ATGGGATTGCAAAATCCAACTGCTAAAGAAGATCCACGTCCGGAAAATGAACTCTCCGTCTTCACTAATCGTTTAAAGATGCCGCACATTTACGTGATTTTATTTTTGTTTAGTATGGTGGCAGCCATTACGACTTATTTCGTTCCAGCAGGTACGTACGACAGAATAAGTGGACCTGAAGGAAGGACGACCATTGATCCTAGTTCATTTCATACAGTAACCCCAAGCCCAACTTCTCCCACGGATTTCATGCTCGCATTTCCTAAAGGGCTGGTTAGTGCAGGAAGTGTGGTATTCTTCACATTTATCATTGGTGGAATGTTTATGGTATTAAGAAGAACCGGCATTATAGAAATTGCCGTTGATACGTTAACGAGAACCTTCACAGAAAAAAGTCTTGCCATTATCCCTGTGCTGATGATCGTTTTTTCATTGATTTGCAGTTTAATAGGAACACAGGAGCTCAGCCTCGTTTATGTACCTGTCATTCTGCCTCTGGTGATCGCGCTGGGCTATGACTCGATCATCGCTGCAGCCATAGCTCTTTGCGCCACAACGGCCGGGTTTACTGCAGGTTTTTTAAACCCCATTAACACAGGATTAGGACAGAAGCTGGCCGGACTCTCTCTTTACAGCGGATTAGGTCTCCGCCTGGCCGCTTTTATGATCATGGTAGTTATCGGTATCTTGTATGTGCTCCGATATGCAAGGAGAATTAAACGTGACCCTGAACAAAGTCTTGTTTATGAGGACGATTATGAAAAACGCAAGCTTTACAAAACCGTACAAAGTACGAATCGCTATCAAGCCACCCTCAGGCAGAAGCTAGCTTCCATAACCGCTCTGCTATTCTTCGGTATCCTTGTCTACGGAGTGCTGAAGCACAGCTGGTTCATGATGGAAATGTCAGGGTTGTTTATCATCATGGGTATCGTTGTAGGTCTGGTAGCAGGACTCTCTACAAGTGAAATATGTGAAGGATTCAATGATGGCTTTAAAAGTGTTTTACTAGGGGCATTTATTGTAGGGGTGGCTCGAGCAGTAGCCGTCATTATGGAAGACGCTCATATCATGGATTCGATCGTCTTCGGACTCGGTCAACTTGTCGGCCATTTTCCTTCTATATTCAGCGCCATTGGAATGTTTATTGTGCAATTACTATTCAACTTTCTTGTCCCTTCAGGAAGCGGACAAGCCTTAGTGACAATTCCTATAATGGCTCCGCTGGCAGACCTTATAGGGGTTACGAAGCAGACAGCCATACTTGCCTATCAATTCGGAGATGGTTTAGGCAACATCTTGTTTCCTACTTCCGGTTATTTTATGGCCACTCTTGCCTTAGCTGGAGTGAAGTGGCAGAAGTGGGTTAAGTTTTACCTTCCCCTTTTTGGATTGTGGACAGGTACGAGCCTTATCTTTTTAATCATTGCACAAATTATTCAATGGAATGGCTGA
- a CDS encoding NCS1 family transporter, with protein sequence MTSHYSLLPITKEKNRILGPKAYIAMWWGDAIMVGSFMLGSSMIPPFGELNLYQAFAALILANLLAALLFALNGRVGWKHGIPMVVQLRSSFGPAGAKVPSLLRAVPALFWYGVQTWLGAQALNHIFLDITGFGNVWIWFFSFQALQIYLSAKGIKSIKWIEIVGAIIIMLGVIYMIFLFLSTFGFQVEKTADIQGTWGIPFWLAMTVLLGQFSALFLNVSDYTRYVPKKISGKTFIGSHIIGIVPPMILLPLVGVLGAAAVGIWNPVDIISEYISNFMASLIILLVIALAQITTNLVANITPTVFVAMDLFNISWEKACVIIGLLGVFTCPWWIMSASYFTVFISIVSAFLGPVFAVMVIDYYFIHKGHYNVEKLYETAHLFSSFKGWNPAAIIAITAGTAFSFINVDLSWFLGLLPAGIVYLLLMKFWIGKKEKYVEDSITSTSAQTVMREKKEIQAN encoded by the coding sequence ATGACTAGTCATTATAGCTTGCTGCCGATTACTAAAGAAAAAAACCGTATTTTAGGTCCAAAAGCTTACATTGCGATGTGGTGGGGAGACGCCATCATGGTCGGTTCGTTTATGTTAGGATCCAGTATGATTCCCCCATTCGGAGAACTAAATTTGTATCAGGCATTTGCAGCATTGATTTTGGCAAACCTATTAGCCGCTCTTTTGTTTGCTTTAAACGGTAGAGTCGGATGGAAGCATGGGATACCGATGGTGGTACAGCTTCGTTCTTCGTTTGGACCCGCCGGAGCAAAAGTTCCTTCACTTCTTCGGGCAGTTCCTGCATTATTTTGGTATGGCGTCCAAACGTGGTTAGGTGCACAAGCCTTGAATCATATCTTTCTCGATATCACAGGGTTCGGTAATGTTTGGATCTGGTTTTTTAGCTTTCAGGCACTGCAGATTTATTTATCTGCCAAAGGAATCAAATCTATTAAATGGATCGAGATTGTCGGGGCGATTATTATCATGCTTGGTGTCATCTACATGATTTTCCTATTCCTCTCAACCTTTGGGTTCCAAGTGGAAAAAACTGCTGACATACAAGGAACATGGGGCATTCCGTTCTGGCTTGCGATGACCGTGTTACTCGGACAGTTTTCAGCGCTCTTCTTAAATGTGTCTGATTACACGCGTTATGTCCCTAAAAAAATATCAGGTAAAACCTTCATCGGCTCCCATATTATCGGGATTGTACCGCCAATGATCCTGCTCCCCCTCGTCGGGGTTTTAGGAGCAGCGGCCGTTGGGATATGGAACCCCGTTGATATTATTTCCGAGTACATATCAAATTTCATGGCAAGTCTGATTATCTTACTCGTCATTGCATTAGCCCAAATTACAACTAATCTTGTCGCTAACATTACACCTACCGTATTTGTAGCCATGGATCTTTTCAACATATCCTGGGAGAAAGCCTGTGTGATCATCGGTCTCCTCGGAGTCTTCACTTGTCCGTGGTGGATCATGAGTGCTTCTTACTTTACTGTCTTTATTTCCATCGTTTCCGCATTCTTAGGACCAGTGTTCGCAGTTATGGTCATCGATTATTACTTTATCCATAAAGGTCATTACAATGTGGAGAAATTATATGAGACAGCTCATTTATTTTCCTCTTTCAAAGGGTGGAATCCTGCAGCGATCATTGCCATTACTGCAGGTACAGCGTTTTCTTTCATCAATGTTGATTTATCCTGGTTTTTAGGGCTTCTCCCAGCTGGTATAGTTTATTTATTACTCATGAAATTCTGGATAGGAAAAAAAGAAAAGTATGTAGAAGATTCTATAACCTCCACATCAGCTCAAACCGTCATGAGGGAGAAAAAAGAAATCCAGGCAAATTAA
- a CDS encoding YjcZ family sporulation protein: protein MVKIVGYGYGGGFALIVVLFILLVIIGAACFY from the coding sequence GTGGTGAAAATTGTGGGCTACGGATACGGCGGCGGTTTTGCGCTAATCGTTGTATTGTTTATTTTGTTAGTAATTATTGGAGCTGCTTGTTTTTATTAA
- a CDS encoding thermonuclease family protein — MSGFTILILLIILIGFNKWIPGKHASLLVSSSFVLVMLFLTSCAPSSLSSGNSGHEETTQTNEEEKVTATVTKVVDGDTIDISLNGKEETVRMLLVDTPETVHPNKPVQKFGPEASAFAKETLSGKDIQLEYDGPKRDKYGRLLGYVWVDGHMFNQMLLEKGLARYAYVYDPPYTHAKEYIKAQNRAKKEKKGIWSVQGYVQDSGFQDKEAPAKEQSSENTKDTEEGKKSSSPSVRYNPNGPDRDCSDFSSQEEAQAFYEAAGGPKSDPHRLDGRDHDGVVCEGL; from the coding sequence TTGTCTGGATTTACGATACTCATTCTTCTGATCATCCTTATCGGATTTAATAAATGGATACCTGGAAAACACGCTTCATTACTGGTCAGTTCGTCCTTTGTGCTGGTAATGCTGTTCCTTACTAGCTGCGCACCTTCTTCTTTATCTTCAGGTAATTCAGGACATGAAGAAACCACCCAAACCAACGAGGAAGAAAAAGTTACAGCTACTGTCACAAAAGTGGTTGATGGCGATACAATTGATATCAGCTTAAACGGCAAAGAAGAAACGGTCCGTATGCTGCTCGTAGACACGCCTGAAACGGTCCATCCTAATAAACCTGTGCAAAAATTCGGACCTGAAGCAAGTGCTTTTGCGAAAGAAACACTATCAGGGAAGGATATTCAACTTGAATACGATGGCCCGAAGCGGGACAAGTATGGGCGGTTGCTTGGGTATGTATGGGTAGATGGCCATATGTTTAATCAAATGTTATTGGAAAAAGGCCTGGCTCGTTACGCTTACGTGTACGATCCGCCCTATACCCACGCGAAAGAGTATATAAAAGCCCAAAATCGTGCCAAAAAAGAGAAAAAAGGCATCTGGAGTGTACAAGGCTATGTCCAAGACAGCGGTTTTCAAGATAAGGAAGCCCCTGCAAAGGAGCAGTCCAGTGAAAATACAAAGGACACGGAAGAAGGAAAAAAATCCTCTTCACCCTCTGTGCGTTATAATCCCAATGGCCCGGACCGGGATTGCAGCGATTTTTCCTCACAAGAAGAAGCGCAAGCCTTTTATGAAGCAGCAGGCGGACCAAAATCTGACCCTCACCGGTTAGATGGCAGAGATCACGATGGAGTCGTTTGCGAAGGGCTTTAA